The following proteins come from a genomic window of Pseudomonas hygromyciniae:
- a CDS encoding MFS transporter translates to MNNLKLATRRWWYIMPIVFITYSLAYLDRANYGFAAASGMAEDLMITPGMSSLLGALFFLGYFFFQVPGAIYAQRRSVKKLIFVSLILWGGLATLTGIVSNAYMLIAIRFLLGVVEAAVMPAMLVYLCHWFTRAERSRANTFLILGNPVTMLWMSVVSGYLVQHYSWRWMFIVEGLPAVFWAFIWWRLADERPADAKWLSAGEKHDLETALAAEQVGLKAVKNYAEAFRSPKVIILALQFFCWSIGVYGFVLWLPSILKAGLQMDMVEAGWLSALPYLAAVIGMLAVSWGSDKLQKRKRFVWPPLLIASIAFYGSYLLGAEHFWWSYTLLVIAGACMYAPYGPFFAIVPEILPANVAGGAMALINSMGALGSFGGSYLVGYLNSSTGSPGASYLLMSGALLLSVVLTIFLKTGARAPSPAAPLHSLDLKVRT, encoded by the coding sequence ATGAATAACCTGAAACTCGCCACCCGCCGTTGGTGGTACATCATGCCCATCGTCTTCATCACCTACAGCCTGGCGTACCTGGACCGCGCCAACTACGGCTTTGCCGCCGCCTCCGGGATGGCCGAAGACCTGATGATTACCCCGGGCATGTCTTCACTGCTCGGCGCATTGTTCTTCCTTGGCTACTTTTTCTTCCAAGTGCCGGGCGCGATCTACGCCCAACGGCGCAGCGTAAAGAAACTGATCTTCGTCAGCCTGATCCTCTGGGGCGGCCTGGCCACGTTGACCGGCATTGTGTCCAACGCCTACATGTTGATCGCCATCCGCTTTTTGCTCGGGGTGGTCGAGGCCGCGGTGATGCCGGCGATGCTGGTGTACCTGTGCCACTGGTTCACCCGCGCCGAACGCTCGCGGGCCAATACCTTTCTGATCCTCGGCAACCCGGTGACCATGTTGTGGATGTCGGTGGTGTCGGGTTACCTGGTGCAGCATTACAGCTGGCGCTGGATGTTTATCGTCGAAGGCCTGCCGGCGGTGTTCTGGGCCTTTATCTGGTGGCGCCTGGCCGATGAGCGCCCAGCGGACGCCAAGTGGCTGAGCGCCGGCGAGAAACACGACCTGGAAACCGCCCTGGCCGCCGAACAGGTCGGGCTCAAGGCGGTGAAGAACTATGCCGAAGCCTTCCGCTCGCCCAAGGTGATCATCCTGGCGCTGCAGTTTTTTTGCTGGAGCATTGGGGTCTACGGGTTCGTGTTGTGGTTGCCATCGATCCTCAAGGCCGGCCTGCAGATGGACATGGTCGAAGCCGGCTGGCTCTCGGCGCTGCCGTACCTGGCGGCGGTGATCGGCATGCTGGCGGTATCCTGGGGCTCGGACAAGCTGCAAAAACGCAAACGCTTTGTGTGGCCGCCGCTGTTGATCGCCTCCATCGCCTTCTACGGTTCCTACCTGTTGGGTGCTGAACATTTCTGGTGGTCCTACACCCTATTGGTGATCGCCGGTGCGTGCATGTACGCGCCCTATGGGCCGTTTTTTGCCATCGTCCCGGAAATCCTTCCGGCCAACGTCGCCGGTGGCGCCATGGCCTTGATCAACAGCATGGGCGCGCTCGGTTCGTTTGGCGGCTCTTATCTGGTGGGCTACCTCAACAGCAGCACCGGCTCGCCGGGCGCATCGTACCTGCTGATGAGCGGCGCATTGCTGCTGTCGGTAGTGCTGACGATTTTTCTCAAGACCGGTGCTCGTGCCCCCTCCCCGGCAGCACCGTTGCACTCCCTGGATTTGAAGGTAAGAACCTGA
- a CDS encoding sugar phosphate isomerase/epimerase family protein produces the protein MHKYPVSISLSSYGAGLVRQRGQLSFVELLAAAGATRIEWREELLTTEQPSALAQAAAEQDLECVFSSPLELWVAGRAQANNELAATLDRAQTFGARWLKVSLGYFTDTNDLHSLSALLNRHPVRLLVENDQTLHGGRIEPMQRFFDEAERLSVPVKMTFDIGNWHWQDQSPQTAARLLGRHVDYLHCKAVARCADGKLVALPPGAADLHQWEQLLGLMPQGISRAVEFPLQGDDLLQVTAQQVTTLSVLGQPRVENAHV, from the coding sequence ATGCACAAATATCCCGTTTCCATCAGCCTTTCCAGCTACGGCGCAGGCCTAGTTCGCCAGCGCGGCCAATTGAGCTTCGTCGAGCTGCTGGCCGCTGCCGGCGCCACACGCATTGAATGGCGTGAAGAACTGCTGACCACCGAACAACCCAGCGCACTGGCCCAGGCTGCCGCTGAGCAGGACCTGGAGTGCGTGTTTTCCTCGCCCCTGGAACTGTGGGTGGCCGGCCGTGCACAAGCGAACAACGAACTGGCCGCCACCCTGGACCGAGCCCAGACCTTCGGTGCGCGCTGGTTGAAGGTCTCGCTCGGTTACTTCACCGACACCAACGACCTGCACAGCCTCAGCGCCCTGCTCAACCGCCACCCGGTGCGCTTGCTGGTGGAAAACGACCAGACCCTGCACGGTGGGCGCATCGAGCCGATGCAACGCTTTTTCGATGAAGCCGAACGCCTGAGCGTGCCGGTGAAGATGACCTTCGATATCGGCAACTGGCACTGGCAGGACCAATCGCCCCAGACCGCCGCACGCCTGCTGGGGCGGCATGTCGATTACCTGCATTGCAAGGCGGTGGCCCGGTGCGCCGACGGCAAGTTGGTGGCGCTGCCGCCGGGCGCCGCCGACCTGCATCAGTGGGAACAATTGCTGGGGCTGATGCCCCAAGGAATCAGCCGCGCGGTGGAATTCCCACTGCAAGGCGACGACCTGCTGCAGGTTACTGCACAGCAGGTGACCACCCTCAGCGTCCTTGGCCAACCGCGTGTGGAGAATGCCCATGTCTGA
- a CDS encoding efflux RND transporter periplasmic adaptor subunit: MSKNLFAPFCLLALTLALGACGNSADEAPQMPLAKVRIETLEAKPLSISSELSGRIAAPRIAEVRARVAGVVLQRVFNEGHDVKQGDVLFRIDPAPFKADLDSAQASLRKAEANAFQARLQEQRYSQLVEGNAISAQDYDNARAAARQTAADVAANQAAVQRAKLNLGYATVTAPISGRIGRALVTEGALVGQNEATPMALIQQLDPIHADLTQSTRELNDLRRAFRAGHLKQVGHDQAKATLIQDDGSLYPLPGKLLFAEISVDPGTGQINLRSEFPNPDLDLLPGSFIRVRLEQAVDQQGLSVPQRAITRDSAGIPMVLLVDAEQNVSQQPVELGAAVNDRWVVNSGLKAGDRIIVEGLQHARPGEKVEVDASPEPVAQAAGQ; the protein is encoded by the coding sequence CCTGGGTGCCTGTGGCAACTCCGCGGACGAGGCCCCGCAAATGCCCCTCGCCAAGGTACGGATCGAAACCCTCGAAGCCAAACCCCTGTCCATCAGCAGTGAACTGAGCGGGCGAATTGCCGCACCGCGCATTGCCGAGGTGCGCGCACGGGTCGCCGGCGTGGTCTTGCAGCGGGTGTTCAACGAAGGCCACGACGTGAAACAGGGCGACGTGCTGTTTCGTATCGACCCGGCGCCCTTCAAGGCTGACCTCGACAGCGCCCAGGCGAGCCTGCGCAAGGCCGAAGCCAATGCCTTCCAGGCGCGCCTGCAAGAGCAGCGCTATAGCCAGTTGGTCGAAGGCAATGCCATCAGCGCCCAAGACTACGACAACGCCCGCGCCGCCGCCCGGCAGACTGCCGCCGATGTCGCGGCCAACCAGGCCGCGGTGCAACGCGCCAAGCTCAACCTCGGCTATGCCACGGTGACAGCGCCGATCTCCGGGCGCATCGGCCGGGCGCTGGTGACCGAAGGCGCACTGGTGGGCCAGAACGAAGCCACGCCCATGGCATTGATCCAGCAACTGGACCCGATCCACGCGGACCTCACCCAGTCCACCCGCGAGCTCAATGACCTGCGCCGGGCCTTTCGCGCCGGGCATTTGAAACAAGTGGGCCATGACCAGGCCAAGGCCACGCTGATCCAGGATGACGGTAGCCTGTACCCGCTGCCGGGCAAGTTGCTGTTCGCGGAGATTTCCGTGGACCCCGGTACCGGGCAGATCAACCTGCGCAGCGAATTCCCCAACCCGGACCTCGACCTGTTGCCCGGCAGCTTTATCCGTGTGCGCCTGGAGCAGGCGGTCGACCAGCAAGGCCTGAGCGTGCCGCAGCGCGCAATCACCCGCGACAGCGCCGGTATCCCCATGGTGTTGCTGGTGGATGCCGAACAGAACGTCAGCCAGCAACCGGTGGAGTTGGGCGCTGCGGTCAACGATCGCTGGGTGGTCAACAGCGGCCTGAAGGCCGGTGACCGCATCATCGTCGAAGGCCTGCAACATGCGCGCCCCGGTGAAAAAGTCGAAGTGGATGCCAGCCCCGAGCCTGTTGCTCAGGCAGCCGGCCAGTAA
- a CDS encoding autotransporter outer membrane beta-barrel domain-containing protein: protein MERTIQSGTRIDDWVIDSNAHLISNGAELKQSRVTAGNLTLNAGTKAQDIYASQGSQINLNGATVEARSSSRYAINLQGSQMQVNASSVINKNGIGIVAARNFTGSNGSSVSVFNSLVQGSTEGARTTSFSQINFVGSDVVATDENGLGVLLLGGDVTASASRITGGENGVRLSYESPTLNASNLMLDGSHVEGRNGAALLVAGAAADIQVLNGSTLTGGNGNILEVTGGATANMNVDRSVLVGDVVAEDGSSAKVQLNNGSWLTGQLKNVAELSVNDASNWVLVGDSNVDALKMGGGAVHFGGADEFYQLNVKSLEGEGTFIMHTDFSTHQTDFLNVEGKAEGSHSLLLAATGSEMARGEPIKVVQTEGGNAHFSLLGDTVDVGAFAYGLKQEGTDWLLDPTRRGTSTSAHSVLALFNSAPTVLYGEMSILRTRMGELRFSEGAGNGLWMRSYGNKFDVASNKNGAGYKQVQKGFTIGADAPLSSGDGQWIAGVMGGHSTSDLSLTRGSSGEVKSYYVGGYATWLDAESGLYFDGVAKLNRLHTDNDVTMSDGKKAKGSYSQNAVGASAEFGRHIKLDNDFFVEPYGQLSATITQAQSYELSNGLKAKGDRSSSVVGKVGVTAGKNIQLESGGVLQPYLRTAVAHEFDQSNKVFINGQSFNNDLSGSRVELAAGVAMSVSQNVKVHADFETSQGKKIDQPWGVNFGIRYDF from the coding sequence ATGGAACGCACCATTCAATCCGGTACCAGGATCGACGACTGGGTCATTGACAGCAATGCGCACCTGATCTCCAACGGGGCGGAGCTGAAACAGTCAAGAGTAACGGCTGGCAACCTGACGCTGAATGCGGGTACCAAGGCCCAGGATATCTACGCCAGCCAGGGATCGCAGATCAACCTGAACGGTGCCACGGTAGAGGCTAGAAGCTCCTCTCGATATGCGATCAACCTGCAAGGCAGCCAGATGCAGGTCAATGCCAGCAGCGTCATTAACAAGAATGGCATTGGTATTGTCGCTGCACGCAACTTCACGGGCAGTAACGGGTCCAGCGTGAGCGTTTTCAACAGCCTAGTACAGGGCTCGACGGAAGGTGCACGTACCACCTCTTTCAGCCAGATCAACTTCGTTGGTTCAGATGTTGTTGCCACTGACGAAAATGGTCTCGGTGTACTGCTGTTAGGCGGTGATGTCACTGCCTCGGCGAGCCGAATCACAGGTGGCGAAAATGGCGTGCGCCTATCGTATGAATCGCCGACGTTGAATGCCAGCAACCTGATGCTGGACGGGTCCCATGTCGAAGGTCGCAACGGCGCAGCCTTGTTGGTCGCGGGTGCCGCAGCTGATATTCAGGTGCTCAATGGTTCGACCTTGACCGGCGGCAACGGCAATATCCTGGAAGTCACCGGTGGCGCCACCGCCAACATGAACGTTGACCGCAGCGTCCTGGTGGGCGACGTGGTTGCCGAGGATGGCAGCAGCGCCAAGGTGCAGCTCAACAACGGCTCCTGGTTGACCGGCCAGTTGAAAAACGTTGCCGAGTTGAGCGTGAACGATGCCTCCAACTGGGTGCTGGTGGGCGACAGCAATGTCGACGCCTTGAAGATGGGCGGCGGCGCCGTGCACTTCGGCGGGGCGGATGAGTTCTACCAATTGAACGTAAAGAGCCTGGAAGGCGAGGGCACGTTCATCATGCACACCGACTTTTCCACCCACCAGACCGATTTCCTCAACGTCGAGGGCAAGGCCGAGGGCAGTCATAGCCTGCTGCTGGCCGCCACCGGCTCGGAAATGGCCCGCGGCGAGCCGATCAAGGTTGTGCAGACCGAAGGCGGCAATGCGCACTTTTCCCTGCTGGGTGACACGGTGGACGTCGGTGCCTTTGCCTATGGCTTGAAGCAGGAGGGTACCGACTGGTTGCTCGACCCGACCCGTCGCGGCACCAGCACCAGCGCCCACTCGGTACTCGCCCTGTTCAACAGCGCGCCGACCGTGTTGTACGGCGAGATGAGCATCCTGCGTACGCGCATGGGTGAATTGCGCTTCAGTGAAGGGGCTGGCAACGGCCTGTGGATGCGCAGCTACGGCAATAAATTCGACGTAGCGAGCAACAAGAACGGCGCGGGCTACAAGCAGGTCCAGAAGGGCTTCACCATCGGTGCCGACGCGCCGTTGTCCAGCGGTGATGGTCAGTGGATTGCCGGCGTGATGGGCGGCCACAGCACCTCGGACCTGAGCCTGACCCGAGGCAGCAGTGGTGAGGTCAAGAGTTACTATGTGGGCGGTTACGCCACCTGGCTGGACGCTGAAAGTGGTTTGTACTTCGATGGTGTGGCCAAGCTCAACCGCTTGCACACTGACAACGACGTGACCATGAGCGATGGTAAAAAAGCCAAGGGAAGCTACTCGCAAAACGCCGTGGGTGCATCGGCCGAGTTCGGTCGCCACATCAAGCTGGATAACGATTTCTTCGTTGAACCGTATGGCCAGTTGTCGGCAACGATCACCCAGGCGCAGAGCTATGAGCTGTCCAATGGCCTGAAGGCCAAAGGTGATCGCTCCAGCAGCGTGGTCGGCAAGGTGGGTGTGACGGCTGGCAAGAACATCCAGCTGGAAAGTGGCGGTGTACTGCAGCCCTACCTGCGTACTGCCGTGGCCCATGAGTTTGATCAGAGCAACAAGGTGTTTATCAACGGTCAAAGCTTCAACAATGATCTGTCCGGTTCGCGGGTGGAATTGGCCGCCGGTGTGGCCATGTCGGTTTCGCAGAACGTCAAGGTACATGCAGACTTTGAAACCAGCCAAGGCAAGAAAATCGACCAGCCCTGGGGTGTCAACTTCGGTATTCGTTACGACTTCTAA
- a CDS encoding sugar kinase: MSEIDILSFGETMAMFVAEQTGDLAQVGQFHKRIAGADSNVAIGLSRLGFNVAWLSRVGDDSLGRFVVQTLEREGLDCRHVAVDHAHPTGFQLKSREESGADPKVEYFRRGSAASHLSGAVITPELLQARHLHATGIVPALSDTAAELSRQLMSQMRAAGRSVSFDPNLRPSLWPSEQKMIREINALASLAHWVLPGLSEGRLLTGFEDPADIAAFYLDQGVEAVAIKLGPHGAYYRNHLDQGFVAAVPVAKVVDTVGAGDGFAVGLISALLENLSFTQAVQRANWIGSRAVQSRGDMEGLPLRADLPALQKAG, from the coding sequence ATGTCTGAGATCGATATCCTGTCGTTTGGCGAGACCATGGCGATGTTCGTCGCCGAGCAAACCGGCGACCTGGCCCAGGTCGGCCAGTTTCACAAACGGATCGCCGGCGCCGACAGCAACGTGGCAATTGGCTTGTCGCGCCTGGGTTTCAATGTGGCCTGGTTGAGCCGGGTCGGCGATGATTCATTAGGCCGTTTTGTGGTCCAGACCCTTGAGCGCGAAGGCCTGGATTGCCGGCATGTGGCGGTCGATCACGCGCACCCCACCGGTTTCCAGCTCAAGTCCCGGGAAGAGAGCGGCGCCGATCCGAAGGTCGAGTATTTTCGCCGTGGCTCGGCGGCCAGTCACCTGTCCGGCGCCGTGATTACGCCTGAGCTGCTGCAAGCGCGGCATCTGCACGCCACCGGCATTGTGCCGGCGTTGTCAGACACCGCCGCCGAGCTGTCGCGCCAGTTGATGAGCCAGATGCGCGCAGCGGGCCGCAGTGTGTCCTTCGACCCTAACCTGCGCCCCTCGCTATGGCCCAGCGAGCAAAAAATGATCCGCGAAATCAATGCCCTGGCCAGCCTGGCCCATTGGGTATTGCCGGGCTTGAGCGAAGGTCGCCTGCTGACCGGCTTCGAAGACCCTGCGGACATTGCCGCCTTCTACCTCGACCAGGGTGTCGAAGCCGTGGCGATCAAGCTCGGCCCTCACGGCGCCTATTACCGCAACCACTTGGACCAGGGCTTTGTCGCCGCCGTGCCCGTGGCCAAGGTCGTGGACACCGTCGGCGCCGGCGATGGCTTTGCGGTCGGCCTGATCAGCGCCCTTTTGGAAAACCTCAGTTTTACCCAGGCAGTGCAGCGCGCCAACTGGATCGGCAGCCGCGCGGTACAGAGCCGTGGCGATATGGAAGGCCTGCCGCTGCGCGCCGACCTGCCAGCCCTGCAAAAAGCCGGCTGA
- a CDS encoding 2-hydroxyacid dehydrogenase: MKKHVVLYKKLSAPLMARLHEAAQVTLIETLDPTGLAQLRDALPGAHGLLGASLRLDATLLDMAPQLEAVASVSVGVDNYDIDYLTQRGILLSNTPDVLTETTADTGFALILATARRVVELANMVRAGNWNQNIGPLHFGSDVHGKTLGIIGMGRIGEALAQRGHFGFGMPVIYHSHSPKPAVEQRFGAQYRSLPDLLQQADFVCLTLPLTAQTQGLIGAKEFALMGPETIFINISRGKVVDEAALVEALQQRTIRAAGLDVFEREPLNHDSPLLRLNNVVATPHIGSATHETREAMAKCAVDNLLAALAGERPINLVNTGAWKR, translated from the coding sequence ATGAAAAAACATGTCGTGCTGTACAAGAAACTCTCCGCGCCGCTGATGGCTCGCCTGCATGAGGCGGCCCAGGTGACGCTGATCGAAACCCTCGACCCCACAGGCCTGGCACAGTTGCGTGATGCCTTGCCCGGCGCCCATGGCTTGCTGGGGGCAAGCCTGCGCCTGGATGCGACCCTGCTGGACATGGCACCGCAGCTGGAAGCGGTGGCCAGTGTTTCGGTGGGCGTTGATAACTACGACATCGACTACCTGACCCAGCGCGGCATCCTGCTGAGCAACACCCCTGATGTACTCACCGAAACCACCGCCGACACCGGTTTTGCGCTGATCCTCGCCACCGCCCGACGCGTGGTGGAGTTGGCGAACATGGTGCGTGCCGGCAACTGGAACCAGAACATCGGCCCGCTGCACTTTGGCAGCGATGTACATGGCAAGACCCTGGGCATCATTGGCATGGGGCGCATTGGTGAAGCGCTGGCCCAACGGGGGCATTTTGGCTTTGGCATGCCGGTGATCTACCACAGCCATTCGCCCAAGCCTGCGGTGGAACAACGGTTTGGCGCGCAATACCGCAGCCTGCCCGATCTGCTGCAGCAAGCCGACTTTGTGTGCCTGACACTGCCGCTGACTGCCCAGACTCAGGGGTTGATTGGCGCCAAGGAGTTCGCGCTTATGGGCCCGGAGACGATTTTCATCAATATCTCCCGGGGCAAAGTGGTGGACGAAGCGGCACTGGTCGAAGCCCTGCAACAGCGTACGATTCGCGCTGCGGGTCTGGATGTGTTCGAGCGTGAGCCGTTGAACCATGACTCGCCGTTACTGCGTTTGAACAATGTGGTGGCAACGCCGCACATCGGCTCTGCCACCCATGAAACGCGCGAAGCCATGGCCAAATGCGCGGTGGACAACCTGCTGGCAGCACTGGCCGGCGAACGCCCGATAAACCTGGTGAACACCGGCGCCTGGAAGCGCTGA
- a CDS encoding methyl-accepting chemotaxis protein codes for MSLRNLNIAPRAFLGFAFIALLVIVLGVFAVNRMTLIRQAALDMGANQLPSVGYLANMTENVLRLRILSFRVLVNREPAALQDAQTRIGVLVDKARQAQAGYAALPAGAEEAALYKTFAATLDNYLKAQAQMLELSQQNKVEEMRALINSRIKDGTDQMGEQLNKLIAINAANAKQAGEDAGRSYSDAITGIIVVSVVAALMTVLLAWLLTRSIVTPLRKAVAAAETISSGDLSKVIEDDGQDEPARLIGALASMQNNLRQTIQHIAGSATQLASAAEELSAVTEEASKGLQQQNNEIDQAATAVNEMTAAVEEVARNAVSTSEASTQSNQAAREGRDRVVETVGAIQTMTHDVQNTSVLIEGLATQGRDIGKVLDVIRAIAEQTNLLALNAAIEAARAGEAGRGFAVVADEVRALAHRTQQSTQEIEKMVAGIQNGTGEAVQSMQQSNQRTQSTLEMARAAGVALEQITQSISLINERNLVIASASEEQAQVSREVDRNLVNIRDLATQSAAGANQTSAASHELSRLAVDLNAMVASFVI; via the coding sequence ATGTCCCTCCGTAATTTGAATATCGCACCTCGGGCGTTTCTCGGTTTTGCGTTTATTGCGTTGCTTGTGATTGTTCTGGGGGTGTTTGCTGTCAATCGCATGACGTTGATTCGCCAGGCCGCGCTGGATATGGGCGCCAACCAACTGCCGAGTGTCGGTTATCTGGCCAATATGACCGAGAACGTGTTGCGCCTGCGCATTCTGTCTTTCCGTGTTCTGGTCAATCGTGAACCGGCCGCCCTGCAAGATGCCCAAACGCGTATCGGGGTTTTGGTCGATAAGGCCCGCCAAGCCCAGGCAGGCTATGCCGCGCTGCCGGCCGGCGCCGAAGAGGCGGCGTTGTACAAAACCTTTGCGGCCACGCTGGATAACTACCTCAAAGCCCAGGCGCAAATGCTTGAGCTGTCCCAGCAAAACAAGGTCGAGGAGATGCGCGCCCTGATCAACAGTCGGATCAAGGACGGCACCGATCAGATGGGCGAGCAACTGAACAAGCTGATTGCGATCAATGCCGCCAATGCCAAACAGGCCGGTGAAGACGCCGGGCGCAGCTATAGCGATGCGATCACAGGGATTATCGTGGTGTCGGTGGTCGCGGCGCTGATGACCGTATTGCTCGCCTGGCTGCTGACCCGCAGCATTGTCACGCCCCTGCGCAAGGCGGTGGCGGCCGCCGAGACCATCTCCAGTGGTGATCTGAGCAAAGTCATCGAGGACGACGGCCAGGATGAACCGGCCCGCCTGATCGGCGCCCTGGCTAGCATGCAGAACAACCTGCGCCAGACCATCCAGCACATCGCGGGCTCTGCCACACAATTGGCCTCGGCTGCCGAAGAGCTGAGCGCAGTCACCGAGGAAGCCTCCAAGGGCTTGCAACAGCAGAATAATGAGATCGACCAGGCCGCCACGGCGGTCAATGAAATGACCGCCGCCGTGGAAGAAGTGGCGCGCAACGCGGTGTCGACCTCCGAGGCCTCGACCCAGTCGAACCAGGCCGCGCGGGAAGGGCGCGACCGTGTGGTGGAAACCGTGGGCGCGATCCAGACCATGACCCACGACGTGCAGAACACCTCGGTGTTGATCGAAGGCCTGGCCACCCAGGGCCGCGATATCGGCAAGGTGCTGGACGTGATTCGTGCGATTGCCGAGCAAACCAACCTGCTGGCCCTCAACGCGGCCATCGAAGCTGCACGCGCCGGTGAAGCCGGACGCGGGTTTGCCGTGGTGGCCGATGAAGTGCGCGCCCTGGCCCATCGCACCCAGCAGTCGACCCAGGAGATCGAGAAGATGGTGGCCGGGATCCAGAACGGCACGGGTGAAGCGGTGCAGTCCATGCAGCAGAGCAACCAGCGCACTCAAAGCACCCTGGAAATGGCCCGCGCCGCGGGTGTGGCGCTGGAGCAGATCACCCAGTCCATCAGCCTGATCAACGAGCGCAACCTGGTGATCGCCAGCGCCTCTGAAGAGCAGGCCCAGGTCTCGCGGGAAGTGGACCGCAACCTGGTGAACATCCGCGACCTGGCTACCCAGTCGGCGGCCGGTGCCAACCAGACCAGCGCTGCCAGCCATGAACTGTCGCGCCTGGCGGTGGACTTGAACGCCATGGTGGCAAGCTTCGTGATCTAA
- a CDS encoding DUF1345 domain-containing protein has protein sequence MPFLARTHPRLSAAAVLGLAISILAPFDSILTKILIGWNAGVWTYLVLMLRLTIRAKAEDVKRIAEIEDENAGLVLFMVCIAAIASLATIAFGLAGTKHLDTAERLLHYGFTGVTVIGSWLLIGVIFSVHYARLYYTWEGKEPALRFAEGPLTPNYWDFLYFSFTIGVAVQTSDVGVATRAMRKVVLGQSLIGFLFNTAILGFSINIAAGLFG, from the coding sequence ATGCCCTTTCTCGCCCGAACCCACCCTCGCCTTTCCGCCGCCGCCGTCCTGGGCCTGGCAATCAGCATCCTCGCGCCCTTCGATTCGATCCTCACCAAAATCCTCATCGGCTGGAACGCCGGAGTCTGGACTTACCTGGTCCTGATGCTGCGCCTGACCATCCGGGCCAAGGCCGAAGACGTCAAGCGGATCGCCGAAATCGAGGATGAGAACGCCGGCCTGGTGCTGTTCATGGTGTGTATTGCCGCGATTGCGAGCCTGGCGACCATCGCTTTTGGCCTGGCCGGCACTAAACACCTGGACACCGCCGAACGCCTGCTGCACTACGGTTTTACCGGCGTGACGGTGATTGGTTCGTGGTTGCTGATCGGGGTGATTTTCAGCGTGCACTACGCCCGCCTCTACTACACCTGGGAAGGCAAGGAGCCGGCGCTGCGTTTTGCCGAGGGGCCGCTGACGCCCAACTACTGGGATTTCCTGTACTTCTCTTTCACCATCGGCGTCGCCGTGCAGACCTCGGATGTGGGCGTCGCCACCCGCGCCATGCGCAAGGTGGTACTGGGGCAATCGTTGATCGGGTTCCTGTTCAACACGGCGATCCTGGGGTTCTCGATCAATATTGCCGCCGGACTGTTCGGTTAA
- a CDS encoding LacI family DNA-binding transcriptional regulator: MTSFSAAQRSRVTMLDVAERAGVSKASVSRFIGDDRALLSDTIALRIEQAIDELGYRPNQMARGLKRGRTRLIGMLVADIRNPYSIAVMHGVETACRQHGYSLVVCNTDRDDEQERQHLAALRAYNIEGLIVNTLGHHLEQLLELQREMPLVLVDRKVEALHSDLVGLDNPLAVRMALEHLEQQGYRDILLVSETADGTSSRVERLDSFQAEISRRPALRGSVLEIDPDLNRGLQAFLAAPKPGPKALFCANGVAALACTRALRELGCRLFEDVGVIALDDLDWFPLVGSGITALAQPTEAIGASAFECLLKRLRGDTSPTHAVDFAPQLIVRGSTHPI, translated from the coding sequence GTGACTTCATTCTCTGCCGCCCAGCGCAGCCGCGTGACCATGCTTGATGTAGCCGAACGTGCCGGTGTGTCCAAGGCCAGCGTGTCGCGCTTTATCGGCGATGACCGCGCCCTGCTCTCCGACACCATCGCCCTGCGTATCGAGCAAGCCATCGATGAGTTGGGTTACCGCCCCAACCAGATGGCCCGGGGCCTCAAGCGTGGGCGCACGCGCCTGATCGGCATGCTGGTGGCCGATATCCGCAACCCCTATTCCATTGCCGTGATGCATGGTGTGGAAACCGCCTGCCGGCAACACGGCTACAGCCTGGTGGTGTGCAACACCGACCGCGATGACGAGCAGGAGCGCCAGCACCTGGCGGCGCTGCGTGCGTACAACATCGAAGGTTTGATCGTGAATACCCTTGGCCATCACCTTGAGCAACTGCTGGAGTTGCAGCGGGAAATGCCGCTGGTGCTGGTAGACCGTAAGGTGGAGGCATTGCACAGCGATCTGGTGGGGCTGGATAACCCTCTGGCCGTACGCATGGCCCTGGAACACCTGGAGCAACAGGGTTATCGGGACATCTTGCTGGTCAGCGAAACAGCGGATGGCACCAGTTCGCGGGTGGAGCGCCTGGACAGTTTCCAGGCCGAAATCAGCCGCCGCCCAGCGTTACGCGGTAGCGTGCTGGAAATTGACCCAGACTTGAACCGCGGTTTGCAGGCGTTTCTGGCCGCCCCCAAGCCAGGCCCCAAAGCGCTGTTCTGTGCCAACGGCGTCGCCGCGCTGGCCTGTACTCGGGCGTTGCGTGAATTGGGTTGCCGTCTGTTCGAAGACGTGGGGGTGATTGCCCTCGATGATCTGGATTGGTTCCCGTTGGTCGGTAGCGGCATCACCGCCCTCGCCCAGCCCACCGAAGCTATTGGCGCCAGCGCCTTCGAGTGCCTGCTCAAGCGCTTGCGTGGAGATACTTCGCCAACCCACGCCGTGGATTTCGCTCCGCAGCTTATCGTGCGAGGTTCCACCCACCCGATATAG